The segment aataataataataataataataataataattaaaaataaaataaaaatgaatataataacaataacaacaacaacaatgataataaaaaaatataataataataataataataataataaaaataaaatataataataataataataataattaaataataataataacaatactacaataataataataataataataataataaaatataataataataataataataataataataataataataaaaatcaaataataataataataacaaggtgtgtgtgtgtgtgtgtgtcttgctgctggtgtgcagctctctctgtgctcccacAGTGGGTGGGGCAGTTCGGTGTCTGCCCACACGCAAATTTAATATATGACATACAGTCTGCCCTCATATCAGTAATGGTTTttctacatacagtatgtaaccTGTAAGGTGATATATGATTAAAACATACATGTATCCTCTggatatatgtaatatatgtagataagtttataacatatatgaaatacccaagcgtgtgtatgtatatatatattaaatatatctatAGGATGAATTTTTATATGGTGTTATATGTTGTACCCAATATACCTACACATACATACGCATTCATATGTCTATAGGTCACACATACTGTCATATGTCAATATATGAAATAGTTCCAGTTTATAACAGTTTCATATACAGTTTgcacatatattatattatggcaagccaaacaggaaatatatagcaaacactgatatatgtagaatgaaaactgatatatcgagttttattttatatatataggctatatactgtatatattatatgtacATGTGTTATATTGCGTGTGGGTGGGAGGGAGTTAAagttgctctctctctctctctctctctctctctctctctcctttataAACGTCCTCTCTCACCCTGTCTCACTTTCTTCCTTCAGTTCTTTCTCTCTTCAGTTCTTTTCAGTGGTTCTTCGGTTCTTTTCAGTGGTTCTTCGGTTCTTTTCAGTTCTTTTCAGTGATCTGCTCTGCTCCAGTTGTTCAGAGATGCTCAGAATCTTGCGGGATCATGTCAGGAAACATCCTGGAGTAAGTCTGCTGAATTTATTCTCACATTTATTAAACAGATTCGTGTTACAGGAATCAGATTCtacgtgtgtttgtgtttacacGGTAAAATCAGGCTGGTTATGACAGAGGAAACATTAAAGCTCGGTTCTTTACACGTTTCTCAGGAGAATAAAAactaatcacagattcttcttccTACAGAGACCGTAGTACTGCAACCATAAAAGAACCAATACATTAATAAACGCTTATAAACGCTAAATTACTGCtgagtatttgtttatttgtaagttATTGCCAAAGTTGTATTTATACTATAGTTTGGGGTCATAAGAATACTGTTTATAGTGATttattgcagtttaaaaactttaaaagcaTTACATTGTTTGTGCTTCCATTAAAGTTTAAAAGGATTAACAGAATGtattatttgtgtatgtgtatttaataatattactgtaatctattactgatttattatgtacagtattattgttattaatatatcttttttgttattattattataatcactaTTGTTATCATTtctatataatttttttctgttattattattgttcctaTTGAGTTTCATATAACTGAATAAAAGTCTTTTATTGCTCCATAATAAGCTCAGTTCACTAAAGTCTGCTTTTATACACAATATTGCACAAATGTAACATAAAGTCTTTCTGATTCACACAGATTCACCTAAAATAATTCATGTAAAGTTAATAAATGCTAAATTAGTAAGTATAATGAGTTAAATGATGTTTTTTCTTTCTCGCTCAGCttattccacagttcttcttcATATGTTTAGGATTTGGAGGAGCAGCTTTTTATCTGGTTCGTTTAGCCAGGGGCCCTCATGTCACGTAAGGGCCACATGCTGCATTCTatcactacacaaacactctgtATTTGTGTTCTTTGGTATAAAGAGACTCTTTTTTCATCACTAGATGGAACAAAACCAGCAACCCTGAACCCTGGAACCAGCTCAGCCCGAGCTACCAGTATAAGGTGTGTCTGTCTAACAGGAACTCAGTTAAAAGATGTTAAAGTTGTTTATtaaatgtgattttttaaaaatacatatgtCACATATAACGATTTCTTACCattttagtattaataatacattattataattagctggaagaataacaacaacagtaatattaattatattattattacttttattatgattgttattatgattaaatatttttgttattattattttatcattattattattaatcttcttgttaatgttattattattaatatcattgttattattaccatttttacattattattattattattattattccttacattaccattgttattattatcattcttctttttattcttcttcttactgttattgttattattataattgttattttaatttatatattattctcttttctaatattattattattattattattattatcattcttctttttattcttcttattgttattgttgttatcatatcataattattattattaatctttttgttattattatcattattatcattattattattttattatcattattattattattattattattattattattattagcattattattattagcattattagcattcttcttctttttataaacaataataatagctataagaataagaataaatagCCGCTCTAAtggcgcagaggtaaagtacgctagcacaccagagttggggtctcgaatacatcgtatcaaatctcagctcagccttccgactgggctgggcggcagcatgaacaacgattggctgttgttcagggttagagggtaaaaagtcgAATCatagcggtgaagggtcgaatcagtatagaggacgcaatcagggtaaatggatacgactagattgggggaaaattgggggaaaaaagtgggaaaaaaagaaaaaaaaaaaagaataagaataaatattcattagacattattattttattaaggtTATTTGCAGATTgttgatgttttaattgttgttaCTGTTAAGTAATTCTTATCTAATAACTCACTTCTCTTCAATGTATTACTTTTATAGTATAAACTATtcgtttttttacatttaaaaaaaaaacattatcttTATTCTTCTGTTTCTTAGTTTGTGGCGATCAACACAGACTACGAGAACCTGAAGAAAGAAGGTCCGGATTTCTAAAACTACccaaaaaacattttggtaccaataaatgtgctttattattCTAACTAGCAAAACTGAAAGTGAACTTTATAGACGTAGCGAGTGATATTTTATTTGATCTTAAATATGAGTGTAAATGAGCATGTTAATacctcctgtgtgtgtgtgggggggggggggggggaatgttCATTTCTACATTCAGTCTAATcatgtaaaatatgatgtttaAATGTATCGGGACACACCTTTAAATGagtgaattcatgtgtttaagcCACAACATTCGCTAACAGgtgcaatacattttatatgAGGGAAATgacattgcagcaacagtttagggaaggcttttTAGGaagcccctgtgcacaaagctctggtgaaactccagcgtcctgcttAGAGACCCTGACATCAGAACAGCCCTGGGATTAACCAAAACACCAACTGATCTGGATatatgtgaaggtaccattcaTGTGGAGCTGTTTATTGGCATTTTGGATGCGTCTCATTCAGCAGGAttcgtagacacagagtgcgtgtgcttgaccgacctgcctgcagtccagatctgtctcctgttgAAAACACCCagcgcatcatgaagaggagaatcagagaATCAGCATTAAACACATCCCCGTCCCTACTTTTTTTGGAatctgttgcaggcatcaaattctaaatgtgtttgttgaatcttttcttttatctgTTAAATAAAGACTCCAGTgaatgaacacatcacagatttcagtttttattgcgTTTTTAgtgaaagtgtcccaacttttttggaaacagACTTAAAACAGCACACGGCGTAAATGAATTACATCTTGTTTACCCCCTCAGAGGACAGACCTGGTACCCAGATAAGATCTCTGAGCAGCCGTGTGATGACGGGCAGGTGGAATTTTCTCCCTTATTAGTGCTGATGAGATGAAGAACAGGACAAAGGGGCGGCGGTGCCAGACACGGGAGGTACGTGATCGTGGGCACAGAGCGACACTCAGGCTGCGGCTTCATAAGGCTTCATTATTCTTTTATGTAGAGCAGCTTTGTGTAAAACTGGCACAGGGGTGAAGTGGTAATTTCAGGCTGTTCCGGTGTTCGGGTGAATGGAAGCTTTATTGTCGGGACGTTAAAATGCTGGATCTTTGAtatttcagcaggataataTGGAGAGGAATTgaaatgaaacacacacatcaatgcTTTTTCACAGTAACATGCGGTAAACGTgtcaaaataaaaagcaaaacatCAGTTGCACTGATTTAATGCTGCTCGACCTCTTACCAGACAAACAATCCCTGTAGCTTTGCATTTAAAACATAGAAATGCTGAATTTGTGTCAGAATGGATTAAGATTCAGGCAGAAATGCGTCGCCTCGAAGCTCTAGTGGATTTGATTGCGCCAAACCGCAGTACAGTACATTGGTCGTATTTCAGTCCCAAGCAGTGCTGTATTCGTGCCACAATGGAAAGTCGTCACCGTCCACACACCAGACAGGAGTAATCGCTCGTAGCTGTAACTTCATCCAGagaaaatgagtaaataaagacTTTAATTAAACACAGTGAGGACGGTTTAGTGCTTTTATGCGCTTTTAAAGTTAAGTAGCTTTTAGACAACATGAGACCGGTCCTCACAGTAACACCGCTACAGAACAGAGACGGGGACTCgagcacacacagcgacttcagactcgactcggactcgtttcaaatggcTGAGACTCGACTTGATTGTAAgagccgctttctgaaccaatcagagcttctgattgtaattgttagtaagaaatgctgttatttgcatttattcagtttgcgtcacacagatgacgtggtaatgaaacgctcgatcggctttctaacgacttcctgtttgaCTTCACAACTGATGGTGTTTTTGTGGATGTGGTTAAATCCTCCATGGTAACAAACACAGGCTTCCCAAAACAGCACGACAAGCTTCAA is part of the Trichomycterus rosablanca isolate fTriRos1 chromosome 7, fTriRos1.hap1, whole genome shotgun sequence genome and harbors:
- the ndufa4l2a gene encoding NADH dehydrogenase [ubiquinone] 1 alpha subcomplex subunit 4-like 2 — protein: MLRILRDHVRKHPGLIPQFFFICLGFGGAAFYLVRLARGPHVTWNKTSNPEPWNQLSPSYQYKFVAINTDYENLKKEGPDF